The Gammaproteobacteria bacterium sequence CGAATTTATTGTAAATATGCACTTACGCAAAAACTGACAGAGGACAAGTCAATGAAAGATTCTATGCGGGAAGGTCACATGGGTCAGACTGGGCAAATCATTCTCAATCTATTTTTTACAATTTTATTTACAACCCTGTTCATGGGGTTCAGCCAGATCAGTTTGGCAACCGATGACATCGTATTCAATTTAGACGCACAAGGGCCAGACGATGTGCCGAATCAATCCGATATCTCACAGAGCGGCTTCTCGGACACTCATTTGGTAGCTCCGTTCGATCCATATGATTCTGCATACTACGATGTCTCTTGGACATTTGATGATACCGACAGAACCGGTGCAAATTCGGCCGATGCCTGTGCATTTTTCGATTCCGATGATGCCGGCGGATTTGCTGATTTTGCCATGTGTGCATCCTTTCAGGAAAATGATGCTCAAACCGGCCTGGAGCTGGTCGAAGTTAAGCTCTTTGATTGTAAAAACAGTGAGCCAAAACCCGACGAAGGGGCACGATGCCCGTTTACTGGTGGAGGCGGTGATGGTTCTAATGGAGTGATCGCAAGTGGAACAGCACCTTTTGCTGACCCTAATATAGGAACATTGAACAATAATCCCAATTACGACTCTTTTTGTGTTTTAAATGTCAATGTGCCCGATCCGTTTGCAGGTGTACCAGGTCGTGAAGGCGAGCAAAATCCATTCTTAGATGACGAAGTTGAATGCATTGTTTTTGTGGACGAGATGGTCGAACTAGATACTGATATGCCAAGTGGTATTGAACTCAGCAATGTCTGCAGCTTTACCTCTCTGGATCCCAACTCCGAGCGTAAAGACTGTATTGATATTCCTTCTACCTTGACCATCGTTAAGCAATTGGACAATGGAGCTGATGATATCTTTAATTTTAATTTATCTGAACAACCAGACCCAATTACAATAACTACGGTAAATGGTGAGGGTACGAGTGGTGTACTTACCTTATCGGAAGGTGCCTACAACCTGACTGAAGATTTAACCGGCAATGATGAATGGGAACTTTTGAGTGCTGTGTGTGTAAATGATGATGATGAAGTAACTGATTTATTGTCAACAAATGGCGAATTAACGCTAGACAGTAAAGAGAGTGAGGTGTGTACATTCACCAATTCGTTAATTCCGGATCCTATGATCAAGATTGTAAAAACCGGCATTAAACTGGATGCTGGCGATGGTGATGATGCAGGTGACAGGTTCAAATATGACTTTACGGTCACTAATATCGGTAACGTGACATTGAATCCGGTGTCAGTTGCTGACCCATTAATTAACAATCAATCGGATCAGAATGTTGTTAGCATTGATTGTTTTACAGATCCCGCGACAGATCCCGTAATGTTAGCCCCCAATCCCGATAATCCGAATACGCCCCCTTATCTGGATGGCGATTCAGCAAATTGCACTGCGACTTATCTTTTGACTCAAACTGATCTAGACGATAATGGTAATGGAGTCCCTCCTGACGGTAAAATTTATAATACGGCGACAGCAAGTGGTACGGATCCTGACAATACAGTTGTAACAGACATGGATGATCACATGATCCCGATCGAGCAAACTCCTCTAATGTCCGTGGTGAAATTGTCTGTAACCAAAAGCTTAAATGATGTTGTACCTAAAATAGTGACTTATGATTACACGGTAAGTAATGACGGTAATGTGACCCTGACCGGTGTGGGTATCGATGACGATAATGATAATGATGATGCAAGTTGTACGTCAAACACGATCGCGGTGGGTGGCAGCACAAGTTGTACGGCAACACATACCTTCACTCAAGCCGAATTAGATGCCAACGGTTCACCAACAGCTGACAGTGGTGTCTTATTTAATAAAGTGACCGCATTCAGTAATGAAGCACCCGATGCATTTGATGATTTGAGCATTCCGATCATTTCAATTTTCCTCACCAAGGAACTTAAAAACTTCACTAATGTGGATGGAAGCGTTGATACCAATAACGATCCAACCATCACATTGGGTGATATTTTGTTCTATAAATTTACCGTCACCAATACCGGTAATTTGGAATTGACTCCTAGTGGTACGGTTTTTGTTGAAGACCTGACTTTTGCATTAACCGTTACATGTAATGCTGCAGTCTTGGCACCGGGAGCAAGCACTGATTGTGAAACCACTAACGGGCATGAAGTGACACTCGCTGAAGCCAATGCCGGGCAGGTATTTAATGAAGCCATTGCACGTGGTAAAGATGAATTCGGTCTGATTGTTACTCACACAACACCAGTAGTCATTACCCCGGTTGATGCCGATCCATCAATTGAAATTGTAAAATCGACTAACGGTGTCAGCGCCAGTGATCCTACTGCCGGTGATGCTCCTATTATTGCCATTGGAGGCCAGGTTAACTGGACCTATAAGGTGACCAATACGGGTAATGTGACCATTTCAGATATAGACGTTACTGATGACCAGGGTGTGAGTGTTACCTGTCCAGGAACAACTTTAGAGCCCGATGAAATGATGACCTGCATCGCATCTGGAACGGCTGACAACCTGTTGACTACATCGTTCACAACTATGCAAGGATTATGTGGAATTCATCCAATGACACCATTGTACGAAAATACGGGTACCGCTACGGGAACTGTTACAAACGGTACATTAGAACCAGACAGTGATCTGAGTCATTACTGTAATCCACAAATCGCCGAATTGACGTTGCTGAAAACGGTGATTAAGGATAATGGTGGTATAGCTTTGGATACTGACTTCACTTTAACAGCCACTGGACCGACTATAAGCTCAGGTGTTGAGGGTGATTCGTCTATTACAGATGCAACTGTAGTTATAGGTAACTATGTATTGAGTGAAAGCAGTGTGTCTAACTACACCTATGAGAGTCTGTCTTGTGCCAATGCAACAGCTGGTGGTACGGATGTCAGTGGTGTAAGCAAAGCGAGTCCAGATCTCTTGTTATATACAACTGATGATGTGACCTGTACCTTCACCAACAGCGACGATGCACCGAAATTGACCTTAGTCAAAGTAGTTGAAAATGGCGCTAATCCTGGTGGAACTGCTCTTGCAAACGACTGGACGCTGACGGCAACCGGCCCAACCGGATTCTCGGGTATGACCGGCGTCATGAGTAATGCGAGCTTCGACCAAGGCAGCTACGATCTGTCCGAGTCCGGTCCCGATGGCTATGTGGCCAGTGACTGGGTCTGCTCGGGTGGTCAGGTCGACGGCGACACGGTCAGTGTCGGATTAGGAGATGACATCACCTGTACTATCACGAATACGGCCAAAGGCATGGTGATGGTCAATAAAACTTCATCAGGTCAACCTGCTGCAGGATTTAACTTCGAGATCAGACAGGGCGCGTCGATATCAGCTGAGGGTAACGTTCTCGCCAGTGACACGACTGATGCAAATGGCGAGGCCGACTTTGGTGGTCTGAAACTAGTACCGGGAACCTACCAATTATGCGAAACCGGCATGATGCCTGGCTGGAGCAATACGATCGACGGCTTCACGCCACTCGGCGCAACGCCGGAGGGTGGTGATAACAGTACCGAGTGCATCGACTTTGAGTTAAGCGTCGGTGAGACTGAGGTGTTTAATGTCAATAACATACCGCCACCTGAAGGTGACGCACGCACGATTGGTTTCTGGAAAAACTGGACTTCGTGTGACGGTAATGGCAATCAGGATGCCGTTCTCGATGCCAACCTTTCAGTAACACTAGGGCTTGGCATTCAGAACTCGATTTATGTTGTTGACACTTGCCCGATTGCGGTCGATCTTCTCGATAAACGTAAAGTCAAAAATGAGGATGTGGTTAGGGATGGCAAGAAATCAGCAGGTGATCCGATCTACAACATGGTCGCTCAGCTGGTAGCGGCGAAGCTCAATATCAATGCTACGGCAGGCACCTGTCAGGCGCTAATAGATGCGATCGATGCAGCTGATGCGCTCTTGGATGAAGTTGGATTTGATGGCAATCAAACCTACAAACCCAAAGGGAAAAATAAGGGCGCTATGGTCGCCGGCATTGAAGAGGCTAATTACTTAGGAGGTATACTCGACGCATACAACAACAATGTGTTGTGTAATTAGCGCATTCGATTATTTAATTGATAAATATAGGCGAGCCCTAGATTCTTAGGGCTCGTTTTTTATTTTGTTAAACATTTATATCAGAATTATGAAAAGAGCAATGACTGCTTAATCAGCGAAATAAATTTCAGAAATTTATATTTGTGATTTTTTATGAGTATTTTCTGATCTGGAAAATTCCTAAATAATAAATTACTATGTCATCATTCTTTAATAAGAGTTTTTTCAGTTACAATGCACGCTCTTTTAGAAATGAATTGAAAACCAATGCCTACAGCCACAATAAATAACATCGAGCTAGCCTATGAGGTCAAAGGCGACCTGAATAAGCCGGTCATACTCTTGATCCACGGCCTGAGTATGTCCATCCCGGCCTGGCCGCCGGCCTTTTTACGCGCTTTGCGCGATGCCGGTTTCACATTGCTTTTGTTTGATAATCGCGACATGGGGCATTCGCAAAAATTCACTGCAGCGGGGGTGCCCAATTTCGCCTGGCAGTTATTGAAAAGTAAAATGGGACTACCGGTCAAAACGGTGTATTCCCTCAAGGATATGTCGGATGATGCCTGTGCCTTGCTGGAACATTTGCAGATTGACAAAGCGCATGTGCTGGGGGTGTCCATGGGCGGCATGATCGCACAACAAATGGCCATCGATCATCCAGAGAAACTCTTGAGTCTGACCTCGATCATGTCAACCACGGGTAAGCGCGGTTTGCCCGGTCCGAAAAAAGAAGTCGTCACCCATTTTATGAGTAGGCCCGAATCCAGTTCGTTTGCAGACAGACTGAAATTCTCGATTCGTACCTGGGAATTAATAGGTAGTCCGGATTACCCGATTGACCCCGAGGTTACCGAGATGTTTGTGAAAAATTTACTCGAGCGCGGCATGCCACGTGACGGAACCGCCCGACAAATGCTGGCCATCGCGGCCTCCACCAAACGCCGTAAAGGCCTGGAGCAAGTGGATATTCCCAGTCTGGTTATTCATGGCAAAGATGATCCGCTGGTGCGGGTTGAGTGCGGCATCGATACCGCCGATGCCATTCCGAATGCCCGCTTGGAGCTTGTTGACGGCATGGGACACGACCTGCCACAGGAATTGATCCCGCGTATCTCAAACCTGATTGTCGAGCATGTGACAAACGTATCGGTCTGAATAGGCTATTTGGTGTCCCACCAGGGGTAAAATTCGGGCATGTCGGTTGAGGCTTTGGAAGTGTATTGCGGTTTGCGTTTTTCCAGAAAAGCCGCCACACCTTCTTTGCCATCCTCCAGACTTTGATAAAAAATTGCCAATGAGTCCACTTTGTGCGCGTCTAGCGGGTGGGGCTGGGCGGCATTGCGATACATCATTTGGCGGGTCAGGGCGATGGCCACCGGTGAGTGATCACTAATGCGTCGCGCAATCTTATACGCGGCTTCAAGCAAATCTTGCGGTGCGTGCACCGATTTGACAAAACGGCACTCTTTTAATTCGTCGGCGCCAATAATGTCACCGCTGTAACACCATTCCAGCGCTTGCGAGACACCCACAATACGCGGCAAGAACCAGCTGGAAGCCGCTTCGGGTGTGATGCCGATCTTGTTGAACACAAAACCGACCTTGGCTTTTTCCGAGGCCAGTCGAATGTCCATGGCACAGGCCATGGTGGCCCCGATGCCGACGGCGGCACCATTGATGGCGGCAATTACCGGCTTTTTGCACTCGTAAATTGCCAGGGTCACTTTACCGCCGGTGTCACGCACCCCGTTCTCGATCTCCGGTTCGTGCAATCTAAAATCCATGTCGGCCATACTCGGCTTGAGGTCTTCATTCAAACCAAAAACATTTCCGTCTACGGAAAGATCCATGCCAGCACAAAATGCCTTGCCCGATCCGGTCACCACAATGGCACGTACCTCGTCATCGTCACTGGCACGCTCAAATGCATGAATCAATTCCTGCGACATCTCCACGGTAAAGGCATTCATATTATCCGGACGATGCAGGCTTAAAGTGAGAATGTGTTCATTCACGTCGTACTTAAGTGTGTTGTAGTTCATACAAGGTCCAGGGTTGTAAATTTCTATTTAATTTTATATTTAGTTAAGTTTTAGTGACACGATAGCAATGCGATTCCTATGGCTTGCTCACCGGAACTGCTGTAAAACAAGTATAGCTCACCAACAGAGTCCTCGAACACGTAGGGATCGCGCAGTTCGTGCACGGCTTCACCACTTTCGCCACTTTCACACTCTTCGCCACGCAAGGAAGACTTAATACTAATAACAGTCACTTAAGAAAAGTTTTGCATAGTAACTTTAACATCAGTTGTTAGGCGCGCGCGGCAATCTGAGTCACGATCTCTTGATGCCGCTGTTGGGTTAGTCCATAGCGGTTCGAGATCAATATAGTTGCGAGAAACATCAGTAAGCACACGGGTCCCGCCAGTATGGCCAGATCGGTAATGGTGCCGGGATCGACATCTCTGGGATCGGCCTGTTTCGGGAATTTAATGATGTCGAGGGACAGACCGGCAAAAAAGGCACCCAAACCGTAACTGGCTTTGGTGCAGAAGGCCCGGGCCGCAAAAAACAATCCTTCTTCACGTCGACCCGTGAGTAACTCGTTCTCGTCAATGGTATCGGTGATCATGGAATCGATCATGATCACATAGGCGATAAAAAAGGCATTACCAAAACCGTTACACACAAACACAAAAATCAGTTTTTGATCCAGGTTCATAAAATCCAACCCAAACAGCAAATACACAATTAATGGTGCGAAGGCGATGGATGCGCCCAGAAAAATTGATACCGCCAGGGTGTTTTTTTTGCCAATGCGTTTGGAAACCAGTTGTGCGATCCAGGGCGCACAAATAACACTAATGACCAGGGCCAGGGTCAGAAAAGCAAAATATTTGGAGTCGAAGCCATACACGTAGGTTGCCACATAGATCAGCAAGGCCTGTATCACGCCCGCCATGATATTAAACAACAGATTGGCCGAAAAGATCACACGAAATGAATCCAGTTTCAAGGCCTTGAACACATCGATCACGGCAAATAGCGGATTGCGTTTGTCGCTTGTTGCTGCGGGCTGTTTGAGTAAGGGGATGGTGCTGCGGGTTGTGAAGGCCGACAGTAACATCGCTAAACCACCGACCACGCCACATAATAATCCCAGCATTGGGTAACCGTCGGGATTGAGCATGCCGTTGGGATAGGCTTCTGTGTTTTTCAAAAATGTCATCAATACAATGATGGATAAACTCAGGATTGCGGTGTAGGTAAAAAATACCCGGTATCCGATCAGTGAGGTGCGTTCGTGGTAATCGTCACTTAGCTCGGCACCCAGGGCAAGATGCGGCACAAAAAACACCGTCAACATCAAACGCAGTGTCACTGCCCAGAAAACCATCCAGGCAAATAATGCATAGGTCGAAAGTCCGGAAACCGGCGTGAACAAGGCGTACATCGCGATTGCGAAAGGCAGGGCACCGGCGAACATGAAAGGATGACGACGACCCCATTTGGATCGGAAGCGGTCTGAGATCTGGCCCATCATTGGATCGGTGATGGCATCCACCGCCAGAGCGATCAGGGCAGCAAGGCCTGCCAGGGTGGCCGGCAAACCCAAGACCTGATTGTAATAAAACAACAAAAAGGTATTAAATGCGGCTTGTTTGGCGCCGTCCGCGGCTTGCCCGATGCCATATCCCAGTTTGATGCCTACACGCATATTAAGCCCGAAAAGTTGTTGTTAAGTCATTTAAGATTTTACACCCAATACCCGATTGTACGTGTCGGACACGTGAATGGTGATTCCATATTTTATTTACAGGAGTCGTTGTATTTTAACTGTTGAATGCGAGTCACTGCAGCCAGCGTCTGAATTGCATCTTCCGGACGATCCACATACCAGGGTGATGCCGAGGTCAGGGACAGATTATCTGCTTGAAACAGTGACAGCATTCTTTTGTGTCATTTATCAGACTTGTAAGGCAGCCATGGCTTTCATAATGAATTTTTCGGTTTGCTTGCCACCGTGGGCCAATTCCGCTTGATTGCTGATGTCGCAAATGCCATCCATGTTTTTCACAATATTTTCCGGCGTTTGCTGGTCGGGTTTGAGGTAAATGCCGTCGGTCTCGAACAAACGGGTACTGGCATAGCCTCCGGCACCGGCACACAGGATCATGCGATTCGGTGCCTGATCATGACACAAGGTCAGCAAGCCGGCGGTGACCGATTCAATGGTCATTAATTTAAAGGCTTCTTCCGGGATCAGGCCTTCAGTCATGCGGGTGGCGGCAGTTGGGGAAAGCGCATTGACTTTGATATTGTTTTTCGCGCCTTCCAGAACTAATGTATTCATGAGACCGAGCACCGCCATTTTTGCCGCACCGTAATTGCTTTGTCCAAAATTACCGTACATGCCACTGGAGGATGTGGTTACAACAATACGGCCGTAATTCTGGTCACGCATGATTTGCCACACGGCCTTGCAGCAGTTAACCGTTCCCATCAAATGCACATCCATAACCAGTTTGAAGTCATCCAGCTCCATTTTGGCAAAAGTCTTGTCTCGCAAGATCCCGGCGTTATTCACCAGAATGTCTACGCGGCCCCATTTTTGCATGGCTTGTGCAACCATATCTTGCACTTGCTCGAAATCGGCAACATTAGCGGGATGCGCAAAGGCTTGACCGCCATTTTGTTTGATCAGGGCGACCACTTCTTCTGCTGCGGTACTATTCGAACCCGCACCGGTGACATCACCGCCGAGGTCGTTTACCACGACTTTCGCGCCACGCTCGGCCAGTGCCAAAGCGTGTGAACGTCCCAGACCATTTCCGGCGCCGGTAACAATGGCAACTTGATCTTTAAAATCTATTTTCATAATATTTTCTTTCGTGTGTTTAGGGTTTTGTGTATTTTGAATTTCGTGTTTTTGGGCTAATAATATTTATTTCACCATTTGCATGGTTAACCACTCGGCCATGAGTGCCGGTTTGTCTTCGCCTTCGATCTCAATGGTCACTTCCATGCGAAAAGCAAAAGTTCCGGGCTTTTTCTCTTTGATCTCGATGACTTTGCCATGCCCGCGAATGCGTTTGCCGCTGCGGACCGGGGCGATAAAGCGTACTTTGTCAAAACCGTAATTTACCCCCATGTAACAGCCGTCGATCAACAAGGCAAAGGACTCGGAAAAATACGACAACATGGATAAACTTAAAAAGCCGTGAGCGATGGTGCCGCCGAACGGGGTTTGAGCGGCTTTTTCCGGGTCTACATGAATGAATTGCTCATCCAGAGTACATTTTGCAAATGTGTCTATCTGATCCTGCGTCACGGTAAACCAGTCGCTTGGCAGTGTTTCAATTTCAGAGTAATTCTGTGCTTGTTCTTTTGTAATGGTTTTCATGCTAGTGTTCCGATAGACTTGGCGAGCAATGCATCATAACCGCTCAGTGACTGACTGTCATTCTGATAAGCGCTAATTAAGCCAGAGACCCAATATAGGAAAAATATGAAAGTTCTATTTAAATTACTTATTGGTCTACTCGGCTTGTTTGCTTTTTTATTGCTCAGTCTTTATTTCCTTGGTTCGAGCAGAGTCAGTCCTGTTGCATGGGAACCTGCACCTCTACCAGGATTGAAGGGTGATTTTGCCCCGAACGAAAAACTACGCAAAGCAAAACATATCCTAAAAAATATCGGTATAGGTCCCGAAGATATCACTCGCGGATCAGACGGGTTTTTCTTTACAGGCTTGGAGGACGGGCGCATTGTGCGTTTTAAGCCAGATGGAATATATGAAGAATTTGTCAATACCGGAGGGCGTCCACTGGGCATGCACTTTGACCGTGTTGGGAACCTGATCGTTGCCGATGCCGATAAAGGCTTGTTGTCGATCTCGCCAAACAAAACCATAACAGTGTTAACCGATTCAGTGGCCGGTGAAAAAATGATCTTTGTAGATGATCTGGATATTGCCTCCGATGGCACCATCTGGTTCTCCGACGCCAGTACAATTTTTAATTTTCAAACAACTTTTTATAATTTTATCGAAGGCAGTCATACGGGACGCTTGTTAAGTTATTCGCCAGCGACTCAAAAGACCACGGTACACATGGACAATCTGTTTTTTGCCAATGGTGTTGCGCTTTCTGCAAACGAAGAATTTGTACTGGTTAACGAGACGGGCACGGGGCGGATCCATCGTTTATGGCTCAAAGGGAATAAAAAAGGCACAAAGGATCAGTTTCACCCGGGATTGGCTGGAAATCCGGATAATATTTCGTTTAATGGCAAGGATACATTTTGGGTCGCTTTGCCAGCCGTTCGCATGAAGATAAATGACGCTATGGCTGACAAACCCTTTGTACGCACTATTTTGGCCGGACTGCCATTGAGTTGGATTCAAGCCGATACGCATTACGGTTTTATCGTTGGATTGGACATGCAAGGCAATGTCACCCACAATTTTCAGGACCCCGATGGCAAATGCAGCAGTATCACCAGCGTGAATCAGTTCGGTAACACGCTTTATCTGGGCAGTTTGAACATGCAAGCGGCCTGTACGCTGGAGTTAAACTAGTACATAAATTATGAAATCATTTTTATTCAGTACAGTGCCAGACACACATGTTGGGCCAGGCTCAGTTTCTAAATTGGGCGACATTGCCGATGAATTGAATTTAAA is a genomic window containing:
- a CDS encoding prealbumin-like fold domain-containing protein encodes the protein MKDSMREGHMGQTGQIILNLFFTILFTTLFMGFSQISLATDDIVFNLDAQGPDDVPNQSDISQSGFSDTHLVAPFDPYDSAYYDVSWTFDDTDRTGANSADACAFFDSDDAGGFADFAMCASFQENDAQTGLELVEVKLFDCKNSEPKPDEGARCPFTGGGGDGSNGVIASGTAPFADPNIGTLNNNPNYDSFCVLNVNVPDPFAGVPGREGEQNPFLDDEVECIVFVDEMVELDTDMPSGIELSNVCSFTSLDPNSERKDCIDIPSTLTIVKQLDNGADDIFNFNLSEQPDPITITTVNGEGTSGVLTLSEGAYNLTEDLTGNDEWELLSAVCVNDDDEVTDLLSTNGELTLDSKESEVCTFTNSLIPDPMIKIVKTGIKLDAGDGDDAGDRFKYDFTVTNIGNVTLNPVSVADPLINNQSDQNVVSIDCFTDPATDPVMLAPNPDNPNTPPYLDGDSANCTATYLLTQTDLDDNGNGVPPDGKIYNTATASGTDPDNTVVTDMDDHMIPIEQTPLMSVVKLSVTKSLNDVVPKIVTYDYTVSNDGNVTLTGVGIDDDNDNDDASCTSNTIAVGGSTSCTATHTFTQAELDANGSPTADSGVLFNKVTAFSNEAPDAFDDLSIPIISIFLTKELKNFTNVDGSVDTNNDPTITLGDILFYKFTVTNTGNLELTPSGTVFVEDLTFALTVTCNAAVLAPGASTDCETTNGHEVTLAEANAGQVFNEAIARGKDEFGLIVTHTTPVVITPVDADPSIEIVKSTNGVSASDPTAGDAPIIAIGGQVNWTYKVTNTGNVTISDIDVTDDQGVSVTCPGTTLEPDEMMTCIASGTADNLLTTSFTTMQGLCGIHPMTPLYENTGTATGTVTNGTLEPDSDLSHYCNPQIAELTLLKTVIKDNGGIALDTDFTLTATGPTISSGVEGDSSITDATVVIGNYVLSESSVSNYTYESLSCANATAGGTDVSGVSKASPDLLLYTTDDVTCTFTNSDDAPKLTLVKVVENGANPGGTALANDWTLTATGPTGFSGMTGVMSNASFDQGSYDLSESGPDGYVASDWVCSGGQVDGDTVSVGLGDDITCTITNTAKGMVMVNKTSSGQPAAGFNFEIRQGASISAEGNVLASDTTDANGEADFGGLKLVPGTYQLCETGMMPGWSNTIDGFTPLGATPEGGDNSTECIDFELSVGETEVFNVNNIPPPEGDARTIGFWKNWTSCDGNGNQDAVLDANLSVTLGLGIQNSIYVVDTCPIAVDLLDKRKVKNEDVVRDGKKSAGDPIYNMVAQLVAAKLNINATAGTCQALIDAIDAADALLDEVGFDGNQTYKPKGKNKGAMVAGIEEANYLGGILDAYNNNVLCN
- a CDS encoding alpha/beta hydrolase, whose amino-acid sequence is MPTATINNIELAYEVKGDLNKPVILLIHGLSMSIPAWPPAFLRALRDAGFTLLLFDNRDMGHSQKFTAAGVPNFAWQLLKSKMGLPVKTVYSLKDMSDDACALLEHLQIDKAHVLGVSMGGMIAQQMAIDHPEKLLSLTSIMSTTGKRGLPGPKKEVVTHFMSRPESSSFADRLKFSIRTWELIGSPDYPIDPEVTEMFVKNLLERGMPRDGTARQMLAIAASTKRRKGLEQVDIPSLVIHGKDDPLVRVECGIDTADAIPNARLELVDGMGHDLPQELIPRISNLIVEHVTNVSV
- a CDS encoding crotonase/enoyl-CoA hydratase family protein; the encoded protein is MNYNTLKYDVNEHILTLSLHRPDNMNAFTVEMSQELIHAFERASDDDEVRAIVVTGSGKAFCAGMDLSVDGNVFGLNEDLKPSMADMDFRLHEPEIENGVRDTGGKVTLAIYECKKPVIAAINGAAVGIGATMACAMDIRLASEKAKVGFVFNKIGITPEAASSWFLPRIVGVSQALEWCYSGDIIGADELKECRFVKSVHAPQDLLEAAYKIARRISDHSPVAIALTRQMMYRNAAQPHPLDAHKVDSLAIFYQSLEDGKEGVAAFLEKRKPQYTSKASTDMPEFYPWWDTK
- a CDS encoding MFS transporter, encoding MRVGIKLGYGIGQAADGAKQAAFNTFLLFYYNQVLGLPATLAGLAALIALAVDAITDPMMGQISDRFRSKWGRRHPFMFAGALPFAIAMYALFTPVSGLSTYALFAWMVFWAVTLRLMLTVFFVPHLALGAELSDDYHERTSLIGYRVFFTYTAILSLSIIVLMTFLKNTEAYPNGMLNPDGYPMLGLLCGVVGGLAMLLSAFTTRSTIPLLKQPAATSDKRNPLFAVIDVFKALKLDSFRVIFSANLLFNIMAGVIQALLIYVATYVYGFDSKYFAFLTLALVISVICAPWIAQLVSKRIGKKNTLAVSIFLGASIAFAPLIVYLLFGLDFMNLDQKLIFVFVCNGFGNAFFIAYVIMIDSMITDTIDENELLTGRREEGLFFAARAFCTKASYGLGAFFAGLSLDIIKFPKQADPRDVDPGTITDLAILAGPVCLLMFLATILISNRYGLTQQRHQEIVTQIAARA
- a CDS encoding SDR family NAD(P)-dependent oxidoreductase: MKIDFKDQVAIVTGAGNGLGRSHALALAERGAKVVVNDLGGDVTGAGSNSTAAEEVVALIKQNGGQAFAHPANVADFEQVQDMVAQAMQKWGRVDILVNNAGILRDKTFAKMELDDFKLVMDVHLMGTVNCCKAVWQIMRDQNYGRIVVTTSSSGMYGNFGQSNYGAAKMAVLGLMNTLVLEGAKNNIKVNALSPTAATRMTEGLIPEEAFKLMTIESVTAGLLTLCHDQAPNRMILCAGAGGYASTRLFETDGIYLKPDQQTPENIVKNMDGICDISNQAELAHGGKQTEKFIMKAMAALQV
- a CDS encoding MaoC family dehydratase; translation: MKTITKEQAQNYSEIETLPSDWFTVTQDQIDTFAKCTLDEQFIHVDPEKAAQTPFGGTIAHGFLSLSMLSYFSESFALLIDGCYMGVNYGFDKVRFIAPVRSGKRIRGHGKVIEIKEKKPGTFAFRMEVTIEIEGEDKPALMAEWLTMQMVK
- a CDS encoding SMP-30/gluconolactonase/LRE family protein, with product MKVLFKLLIGLLGLFAFLLLSLYFLGSSRVSPVAWEPAPLPGLKGDFAPNEKLRKAKHILKNIGIGPEDITRGSDGFFFTGLEDGRIVRFKPDGIYEEFVNTGGRPLGMHFDRVGNLIVADADKGLLSISPNKTITVLTDSVAGEKMIFVDDLDIASDGTIWFSDASTIFNFQTTFYNFIEGSHTGRLLSYSPATQKTTVHMDNLFFANGVALSANEEFVLVNETGTGRIHRLWLKGNKKGTKDQFHPGLAGNPDNISFNGKDTFWVALPAVRMKINDAMADKPFVRTILAGLPLSWIQADTHYGFIVGLDMQGNVTHNFQDPDGKCSSITSVNQFGNTLYLGSLNMQAACTLELN